One Pseudomonas tolaasii NCPPB 2192 genomic window carries:
- a CDS encoding VOC family protein, whose amino-acid sequence MSVKPIPEGYHSVTPYMGINNAAEAIEFYKKAFGATQVMRLDMPDGKVGHAELRIGDSAIMLGTPCDEMALRNPAEHTSVGLHLYVNDVDAQFKQALAAGASVVSEPKDQFYGDRSASVKDPFGHLWFLATRKEDLTEEQIRQRAMEMFQQG is encoded by the coding sequence GGGCTATCACAGCGTCACGCCTTACATGGGCATCAACAACGCTGCCGAAGCCATCGAGTTTTACAAAAAAGCCTTCGGCGCCACCCAAGTCATGCGCCTGGACATGCCCGACGGCAAGGTCGGCCACGCGGAGCTGCGCATTGGCGACTCGGCGATCATGCTGGGCACGCCCTGCGATGAAATGGCCCTGCGCAACCCGGCCGAACACACCAGCGTCGGCTTGCACCTGTACGTGAATGATGTGGACGCGCAATTCAAACAGGCGCTGGCAGCGGGTGCCAGCGTGGTGTCCGAGCCGAAAGACCAGTTTTATGGCGACCGCTCGGCAAGCGTGAAGGACCCGTTCGGGCACCTGTGGTTTCTGGCCACGCGCAAGGAGGACTTGACCGAAGAACAGATCCGCCAGCGAGCCATGGAGATGTTCCAGCAAGGCTGA